One stretch of Chryseobacterium sp. LJ668 DNA includes these proteins:
- a CDS encoding succinate dehydrogenase/fumarate reductase iron-sulfur subunit, with protein sequence MDLHLKIWRQKDHQSEGKLVNYDLTELNPHMSFLEMLDTLNEKLILKGEEPVEFDHDCREGICGQCGFMINGRAHGPLAKTTICQLHLRSFKDGERIVIEPFRALGFPLKRDLKVDRSAFDRIISSGGFVSINTGQAPDATAVAVTHETAEEAFDSAACIGCGACVAACKNGSASLFTSAKIMHMALLPQGKEERKNRVLNMVKQMDSEHFGHCSFTEACEVECPQGISVLNIARMNYEYGRALFLRKK encoded by the coding sequence ATGGATTTACATCTTAAAATATGGAGACAGAAAGATCATCAGAGCGAAGGGAAACTGGTGAACTATGATTTAACAGAATTAAATCCTCACATGTCTTTCCTTGAAATGCTGGACACTTTAAATGAAAAATTGATTCTTAAAGGAGAAGAACCTGTAGAATTTGACCACGACTGCCGTGAAGGAATCTGCGGGCAATGCGGCTTTATGATCAACGGCCGTGCGCACGGACCTCTTGCAAAAACTACAATATGTCAGCTTCATCTGCGATCCTTTAAAGATGGAGAAAGAATTGTAATTGAACCTTTCCGAGCCTTAGGATTTCCACTAAAAAGAGATTTAAAAGTAGACCGTTCTGCGTTTGATAGGATTATATCATCAGGAGGTTTTGTGTCAATAAACACGGGCCAGGCTCCAGATGCCACCGCTGTTGCAGTTACTCATGAAACAGCAGAAGAAGCCTTTGATTCGGCCGCTTGCATTGGGTGTGGTGCCTGTGTTGCTGCCTGTAAAAACGGAAGTGCAAGTCTTTTTACTTCAGCTAAAATAATGCATATGGCATTACTTCCACAAGGAAAAGAAGAAAGAAAAAACCGAGTCTTAAATATGGTAAAACAAATGGATTCCGAACATTTCGGTCATTGTTCCTTCACTGAAGCTTGCGAAGTTGAATGCCCGCAAGGAATTTCTGTTTTGAATATTGCCCGAATGAATTATGAATATGGCAGAGCATTATTTCTGAGGAAGAAATAA